The Seleniivibrio woodruffii genome window below encodes:
- a CDS encoding sensor histidine kinase, protein MIGIRQKLMLGFGGLLLIILLSGAFTLFNIGRLGGAVDTILKENYRSVTASQQMKESLERIDSGLLFILTGNGKEGGKLVEEHVEKFLVALKTEQGNITIAGEKEAADSIERLFAEYNSGLRPMLDDGMTDDGKRAFYYKNLYPLFYEIKNNAQKILDMNQAHMVQAGRDASELSATVFDRTAAAIIASVIIAAMFSFLTHKWILNPIRRLTESARHIKDGNLNLVLEVGSKDEIGQLSKSFNEMAHALRTAKKHDMAKLATAERSASDMLKALPEAIAVISTDGTIKSASETAEKNFGIKPGEDIGNLGIGWAEKLFEKCLIEHKQQTYDGYIQHFIGGNEYFFQPTVIPIPLGRADRKMTSAALILKDVTQVNEQQELKKSVAATVSHQLKTPLTSVRMAVHLLLEERVGGLNEKQTELLLEARDGSDRLSSIIDSLIAIDAAEGKKNSAAVYSAGLLMADAKDVFEADALDRGLRLICRESSGLPEVLADREAIAHVFSNLINNAFRFTAAGGEIILDAAVNGDFVTFSVTDTGRGIPQEHLEHIFDRFYRVPGQEGSTGTGLGLAIVKEIVQTHGGQVSVLSRESSGSEFRFSLPVHKEEYK, encoded by the coding sequence ATGATCGGAATCAGACAAAAACTGATGCTCGGCTTCGGCGGGCTTTTGCTTATCATTCTTTTGTCGGGTGCATTCACGCTTTTCAACATCGGCAGACTGGGCGGAGCGGTGGATACCATACTGAAAGAGAACTACAGAAGCGTAACCGCAAGCCAGCAGATGAAAGAATCGCTGGAGCGAATCGACAGCGGACTGCTTTTCATCCTGACGGGAAACGGAAAAGAGGGCGGGAAGCTCGTTGAAGAGCATGTGGAAAAGTTTCTCGTTGCGCTTAAAACGGAGCAGGGGAACATAACCATAGCCGGAGAGAAGGAGGCGGCGGACAGCATTGAAAGGCTTTTTGCAGAGTACAATTCCGGCCTGCGCCCTATGCTGGACGACGGCATGACCGATGACGGTAAGCGGGCTTTCTATTATAAAAATCTCTATCCGCTCTTTTATGAGATAAAAAACAACGCACAGAAAATTCTTGATATGAATCAGGCACATATGGTTCAGGCGGGCAGGGACGCCTCGGAGCTGTCGGCAACGGTGTTCGACAGAACTGCGGCGGCAATCATAGCCTCGGTGATAATCGCCGCCATGTTTTCATTTCTCACCCACAAATGGATACTGAACCCCATCAGGCGGCTGACAGAATCGGCAAGGCATATCAAAGACGGCAACCTTAATCTGGTGCTTGAGGTCGGCTCAAAGGACGAGATAGGTCAGCTGTCAAAGTCTTTCAACGAGATGGCGCATGCCCTGCGCACGGCTAAAAAACATGATATGGCGAAACTTGCAACTGCGGAGCGTTCCGCATCGGACATGCTGAAAGCTCTGCCGGAGGCTATCGCCGTTATCAGCACCGACGGAACAATAAAATCCGCCAGCGAAACGGCAGAGAAGAATTTCGGGATAAAGCCCGGAGAAGATATAGGGAATCTGGGGATAGGCTGGGCGGAAAAGCTTTTTGAAAAATGCCTGATAGAGCATAAGCAGCAGACCTATGACGGATATATTCAGCATTTCATAGGCGGAAATGAGTACTTTTTTCAGCCCACGGTAATTCCAATCCCACTCGGCAGAGCGGACAGGAAGATGACTTCCGCCGCACTTATCCTGAAAGACGTTACACAGGTGAACGAACAGCAGGAACTTAAAAAGAGCGTGGCCGCAACGGTCTCCCATCAGCTTAAAACACCTCTTACATCAGTCCGTATGGCTGTTCATCTTCTGCTTGAGGAGAGGGTGGGCGGTCTGAACGAAAAGCAGACCGAGCTTCTGCTGGAAGCCCGTGACGGCAGCGACAGGCTTTCGTCCATAATTGACAGCCTGATAGCCATCGACGCTGCGGAGGGTAAGAAAAACAGTGCGGCTGTATATTCAGCAGGGCTTCTGATGGCGGACGCTAAGGATGTTTTTGAGGCCGACGCACTGGACAGAGGCCTGCGCCTGATTTGCAGGGAATCATCCGGTCTTCCGGAGGTTCTGGCGGACAGAGAGGCCATTGCCCATGTTTTTTCAAACCTTATCAACAATGCGTTCCGTTTCACTGCCGCCGGAGGCGAGATAATTCTGGATGCGGCGGTAAACGGCGATTTCGTGACGTTTTCCGTGACCGACACAGGCAGAGGGATACCGCAGGAGCATCTTGAGCATATTTTCGACCGTTTTTACAGGGTTCCGGGGCAGGAAGGAAGCACCGGAACAGGCCTTGGGCTTGCCATTGTGAAAGAGATTGTTCAGACACACGGCGGTCAGGTTTCGGTGCTGAGCCGTGAAAGCTCCGGCTCGGAGTTCAGGTTCAGTCTGCCTGTTCATAAGGAGGAATACAAATGA
- a CDS encoding potassium-transporting ATPase subunit F — MIWLASIFAVGCGAYLIYALLFPEKL; from the coding sequence ATGATCTGGCTTGCATCGATTTTTGCCGTGGGATGCGGCGCATATCTGATATATGCCCTGCTTTTTCCCGAAAAACTCTGA
- the kdpA gene encoding potassium-transporting ATPase subunit KdpA yields MILVTMVIGISAVLSWYLGKYMAYILDTEAEGTWRTYLKQFAVFNALMFAVCFTVLSFQQYLPLNPDGRGALTPDLIFNTTASFVTNTNLQHYSGEVSMSYFSQLFALMWLQFVSAATGIAALAALSRGLSGKGFGSFYKDMTRTTLFILLPAAFVVAVLLIFTGVPMTFGGTVEAHTLEGAIQNIARGPAAAFIAIKQLGSNGGGFFGPNSAHPFENPSFLSNIIETMSIIIIPMSCVWMFGRLTGKMRHAAVIFSVMLLLLVMKVSFASYFESAPTGALAGLDVQTSSNLEGKELRFGTSAAPLWTAVTTSTSNGSVNSMHDSLNPLTGLVPLTGMWLNETFGGVGVGMINMFIYILTGVFICGMMVGRTPEYLGRKVETQEMKLVLLALLVHPFCILGGTALFTIMPWGAETVHNAGAHGFTEILYEFTSASANNGSGFEGLGDNTPAWNIATGLVMLISRYVPIVLPLMAVGSLSAKKISPDTNGTLHTDTLLFGAVILGSIIFIGALLFMPVAVLGPVSEYMAGALK; encoded by the coding sequence ATGATACTCGTAACGATGGTAATAGGGATTTCTGCGGTTCTGTCGTGGTATCTCGGAAAATACATGGCCTATATTCTGGATACCGAAGCGGAGGGAACATGGCGTACCTATCTTAAACAGTTTGCCGTGTTCAATGCCTTAATGTTCGCTGTCTGTTTCACAGTGCTGTCATTTCAGCAGTATCTGCCGCTGAATCCGGACGGCAGGGGAGCCTTGACGCCAGACCTTATTTTCAACACGACAGCTTCATTCGTGACGAATACTAACCTTCAGCACTATTCGGGCGAAGTATCCATGAGCTATTTTTCACAGCTTTTTGCCCTGATGTGGCTCCAGTTCGTTTCGGCGGCAACGGGCATTGCGGCTCTTGCGGCTCTGTCCAGAGGTCTCAGCGGAAAGGGATTCGGCAGCTTTTATAAGGATATGACCCGTACAACCCTCTTTATCCTTCTGCCTGCTGCTTTCGTTGTTGCTGTGCTTCTGATATTCACAGGCGTACCAATGACCTTCGGCGGCACTGTGGAAGCCCATACTCTGGAAGGGGCGATACAGAACATCGCAAGGGGGCCGGCGGCGGCGTTCATCGCAATTAAACAGCTCGGCTCAAACGGCGGAGGATTCTTCGGGCCAAACTCAGCCCATCCCTTTGAGAACCCCAGTTTCCTTTCAAACATAATAGAGACCATGAGCATAATCATAATCCCCATGTCCTGCGTCTGGATGTTCGGAAGGCTCACAGGAAAAATGCGCCATGCCGCAGTCATTTTCAGCGTGATGCTTCTGCTTCTGGTGATGAAGGTGTCGTTCGCTTCATATTTTGAATCAGCACCGACAGGTGCTCTGGCTGGGCTTGATGTTCAGACATCGTCCAACCTTGAGGGCAAGGAACTGCGGTTCGGAACCTCTGCCGCACCCCTTTGGACAGCCGTCACCACTTCCACCAGCAACGGTTCGGTGAACAGTATGCACGACAGCCTTAACCCGCTGACGGGACTTGTGCCTCTGACGGGAATGTGGCTGAACGAGACGTTCGGCGGTGTCGGTGTGGGGATGATAAACATGTTCATCTATATCCTGACAGGTGTGTTCATCTGCGGGATGATGGTGGGCAGAACTCCTGAATATCTGGGGCGCAAGGTCGAAACGCAGGAGATGAAACTGGTGCTTCTGGCTCTTCTGGTGCATCCGTTCTGCATCCTCGGCGGCACGGCTCTGTTCACAATAATGCCCTGGGGTGCGGAAACCGTTCATAATGCCGGAGCGCACGGGTTCACAGAGATTCTTTACGAGTTTACGTCCGCTTCCGCCAACAACGGGTCTGGTTTTGAGGGGCTTGGAGACAACACCCCTGCGTGGAATATAGCAACCGGATTGGTCATGCTTATCTCCCGCTATGTGCCAATAGTTCTGCCGCTGATGGCTGTTGGCTCTCTTTCGGCCAAGAAAATATCTCCCGACACGAACGGAACCCTCCACACCGACACATTGCTTTTCGGCGCAGTGATACTGGGCAGCATAATCTTCATCGGCGCACTGCTTTTCATGCCCGTTGCTGTTCTGGGGCCTGTGTCTGAATACATGGCAGGAGCTTTAAAATGA
- the kdpB gene encoding potassium-transporting ATPase subunit KdpB: MTKTERREARSSAIFNKQAAAYAAVQSIKMLSPKVMIKNPVMFVTEMGAVLSTISLFAVSADAYAVSVTVVLWFTVIFANFAEALAEAKGKAGADSLKQVRRETVCTRFVDGGSEQIVSSELKVGDRVLVADGGIIPCDGEVDKGIASVDESAVTGESAPVIRESGGDRTGVTAGTKVLTGSIEVIVTAGAGESFLDRMISLVEGAVRQKTPNELALTVTLSGLTLAFLMVTVALLPMGRYFGAELSIPTLTALLVCLIPTTISALLPAIGIAGMNRALAANILAKSGKAVELAGDIDTILLDKTGTITVGNRQAVEFVPVEGVTGRKLAETAMNASYGDTTPEGKSIVVLAEKLAGLEADIPDGAEIIIFSAHTRLSGVDREGRKLRKGAYDAVTAFVQQNGGLIPPDLKEITDRIASSGCTPIVVAEDNEILGVVSLSDVLKAGIQSRFARLRSMGLRIIMVTGDNHLTAKAIADEAGVDGFVAEAKPEDKLNYIRKEQKGGRLIAMIGDGTNDAPALAQADIGVAMNSGTQAAKEAGNMVDLDNNPTKLIEVIEVGKQLLMTRGALTTFSVSNDVAKYFAIIPAMFILAMPHLAGLNIMRLASPESAVLSALIFNAVVIPALIPLAIKGVRFRAMGADALLRRNLLIYGLGGVILPFAGIKLIDMLLSAAGIF, translated from the coding sequence ATGACAAAAACAGAGAGGCGTGAGGCTCGTTCCTCCGCAATATTCAATAAACAGGCGGCGGCCTATGCGGCTGTTCAATCCATCAAGATGCTGTCGCCGAAAGTGATGATAAAGAACCCGGTGATGTTTGTCACCGAGATGGGTGCCGTGCTCTCAACAATATCGCTGTTCGCCGTGTCGGCGGATGCCTATGCGGTTTCTGTTACTGTGGTGCTGTGGTTCACGGTTATTTTTGCAAACTTTGCCGAGGCTCTGGCCGAAGCGAAAGGAAAAGCGGGGGCGGACAGCCTTAAACAGGTGCGCAGGGAAACAGTGTGCACAAGGTTTGTTGACGGCGGGTCGGAGCAGATCGTCTCTTCGGAGCTTAAGGTCGGCGACAGAGTATTGGTTGCAGACGGCGGTATAATACCCTGTGACGGCGAAGTGGACAAGGGCATTGCCTCCGTTGACGAATCCGCAGTGACCGGAGAATCCGCACCAGTAATAAGGGAATCAGGCGGCGACAGAACAGGTGTGACCGCCGGAACAAAGGTGCTGACCGGAAGCATTGAGGTCATTGTTACGGCGGGAGCGGGAGAGTCGTTTCTGGACAGGATGATATCACTTGTTGAAGGTGCAGTCCGGCAGAAAACTCCCAACGAGCTGGCTCTGACTGTCACCCTTTCGGGGCTTACTCTGGCATTTCTGATGGTCACTGTCGCTCTTCTGCCCATGGGCAGATATTTCGGTGCGGAGCTGTCAATTCCAACACTGACCGCTCTTCTGGTATGTCTTATCCCCACCACCATCAGCGCACTGCTCCCCGCCATAGGCATAGCCGGAATGAACAGAGCGCTGGCGGCAAACATTCTGGCCAAGAGCGGAAAAGCGGTTGAGCTTGCTGGCGACATCGACACCATCCTTCTGGACAAAACGGGCACTATCACCGTGGGCAACAGGCAGGCGGTGGAGTTTGTTCCTGTGGAGGGAGTTACCGGAAGAAAACTGGCGGAAACGGCCATGAACGCTTCATACGGCGACACTACGCCGGAGGGGAAATCCATTGTGGTTCTTGCGGAAAAGCTGGCGGGGCTGGAAGCGGATATACCCGACGGTGCGGAGATTATAATTTTTTCGGCGCATACCCGCCTCAGCGGTGTCGACAGAGAAGGCCGGAAACTGCGCAAGGGGGCATATGATGCCGTGACCGCTTTTGTTCAGCAGAACGGAGGCCTAATCCCCCCTGACCTGAAAGAGATAACCGACAGGATAGCTTCGTCCGGATGCACACCCATTGTCGTTGCGGAGGATAACGAGATTCTCGGTGTCGTTTCGCTTTCAGACGTTTTGAAAGCGGGTATTCAGTCGAGGTTTGCGAGGCTCAGGTCAATGGGCTTGCGGATAATCATGGTGACGGGAGACAACCATCTGACCGCAAAGGCAATTGCCGATGAGGCGGGAGTTGACGGATTCGTTGCCGAGGCAAAACCGGAAGACAAACTTAACTATATAAGAAAAGAGCAGAAGGGCGGGCGGCTCATAGCCATGATAGGTGACGGAACAAACGATGCTCCGGCTCTTGCGCAGGCGGATATCGGCGTTGCCATGAACTCCGGCACTCAGGCGGCAAAAGAAGCGGGCAATATGGTGGATCTGGACAACAACCCCACCAAGCTTATTGAGGTCATCGAAGTAGGAAAACAGCTCCTTATGACCCGTGGAGCACTAACAACCTTCTCCGTGTCCAACGACGTTGCGAAATATTTCGCCATCATTCCGGCGATGTTCATCCTCGCCATGCCCCATCTGGCAGGGCTGAACATTATGCGTCTGGCATCCCCCGAAAGTGCGGTGCTGTCGGCACTGATATTCAATGCGGTGGTGATACCCGCTCTGATCCCACTCGCCATAAAAGGGGTCAGGTTCAGAGCTATGGGTGCGGATGCGCTTCTGAGGCGCAACCTGCTGATATATGGTCTTGGCGGGGTGATTCTGCCTTTCGCAGGGATAAAGCTGATCGATATGCTTCTGTCGGCAGCGGGAATATTTTAG
- a CDS encoding potassium-transporting ATPase subunit C, with amino-acid sequence MKSDIIQSVKAVVITMFVCSVLYTGAVYAVGFLAKDRAEGSLIYKGGKVIGSRLIAQGFTSGRYFHPRPSAVDYNGAGAGGSNLSPYSKEIRERAEKIIASNGKGLPADMVTASGSGLDPHISLNSAMFQAKRVADARKMDINRVVAVINGHTDGSLKIVNVLELNMALDNAE; translated from the coding sequence ATGAAAAGTGATATAATTCAGAGTGTTAAAGCGGTTGTGATAACAATGTTCGTCTGTAGCGTGCTCTACACGGGTGCGGTCTATGCAGTGGGTTTTCTGGCAAAGGACAGGGCGGAAGGCTCGCTGATTTATAAAGGCGGAAAAGTCATAGGCAGCAGGCTGATAGCGCAGGGTTTCACAAGCGGCAGATATTTTCATCCGAGACCGTCTGCTGTGGACTATAACGGGGCAGGCGCAGGCGGAAGCAACCTTTCGCCCTATTCAAAAGAGATAAGAGAACGGGCTGAGAAAATAATTGCCTCAAACGGCAAAGGGTTGCCTGCGGATATGGTTACGGCATCGGGCAGCGGGCTTGATCCGCATATCAGCCTTAATTCCGCCATGTTTCAGGCGAAACGGGTTGCGGATGCGAGAAAAATGGACATAAACAGGGTCGTTGCCGTGATAAACGGACACACGGACGGCAGCCTGAAAATTGTGAACGTGCTTGAGCTGAACATGGCTCTGGACAATGCGGAGTAG
- a CDS encoding histidine kinase: MNGERADSFLRMIKQAQRGRLKIYLGYAAGVGKTYKMLQEAHKLKSEGIDVVVGYAETHGRKETEALLEGLETFPQISMSYRGIDIHEMDTAGIIARRPEAVIVDELAHTNVPGSRHSKRWQDVEELRSAGIHVISALNVQHIESLYDTIEKLTNVKVKERIPDRVIAEADQIVNVDVTAEDLRQRLSEGKVYIAEKIEAALENFFRINNLEHLRELTLRELAAHIDFRQRAAEKEEMTANPDQVMVCLSSKGPNSGMLLRYASRLAGKLNRNWYALYVETSKEKPEKIDAHTQRLLGDTLELAQELGATVYTYRSDDIVGTILKFAEEHRVGHIVIGSPGRKLPYWKRVLGDVGLAEKLINASRGENIVVLNTRRM, translated from the coding sequence ATGAACGGCGAACGGGCGGACAGCTTTCTGCGGATGATAAAGCAGGCTCAGCGGGGCAGGCTGAAGATATATCTTGGCTATGCCGCAGGGGTCGGAAAGACCTATAAGATGCTTCAGGAGGCTCATAAGCTGAAAAGCGAGGGTATCGACGTTGTGGTCGGCTATGCCGAAACGCACGGGCGGAAAGAGACCGAGGCTCTGCTTGAAGGACTGGAGACCTTTCCGCAGATAAGTATGAGCTACAGGGGTATCGACATCCATGAAATGGACACGGCGGGGATAATCGCCCGCCGCCCGGAAGCGGTTATTGTCGATGAACTGGCGCACACCAACGTCCCCGGCTCAAGACACTCAAAACGCTGGCAGGATGTGGAGGAACTGCGCTCGGCGGGCATACATGTCATCTCCGCTTTGAACGTTCAGCACATAGAGAGCCTGTATGACACCATTGAGAAGCTGACGAACGTTAAGGTTAAGGAGCGGATACCCGACAGGGTGATAGCCGAAGCCGACCAGATAGTGAACGTGGACGTTACGGCGGAGGATCTGCGCCAGAGGCTCTCGGAGGGCAAGGTCTATATTGCCGAAAAGATTGAGGCGGCTCTGGAAAATTTCTTCAGGATCAATAATCTGGAACATCTGAGGGAGCTTACACTGCGTGAGCTTGCGGCGCATATTGATTTCAGGCAGAGGGCGGCGGAGAAAGAGGAGATGACAGCCAACCCCGATCAGGTGATGGTTTGTCTCAGCTCCAAAGGGCCAAACAGCGGGATGCTTCTGCGTTATGCATCAAGGCTTGCGGGAAAACTGAACCGCAACTGGTACGCCCTTTATGTTGAAACATCCAAAGAGAAGCCGGAAAAGATAGATGCCCACACCCAAAGACTTCTGGGAGACACTCTTGAACTGGCGCAGGAACTGGGCGCAACTGTCTATACCTACCGGAGCGACGATATTGTGGGTACTATTCTGAAATTTGCCGAAGAACACCGTGTGGGGCATATTGTGATAGGTTCACCCGGCAGAAAACTGCCCTACTGGAAGCGTGTTCTGGGCGATGTCGGGCTTGCGGAAAAGCTGATTAACGCCAGCAGAGGTGAGAACATCGTGGTGCTGAACACCAGGCGAATGTGA
- a CDS encoding DUF2971 domain-containing protein yields MTSEEVTELLWQHAASITHDKEKVKYNRLLYHYTDMVALLNIISTKKLWATNVKFLNDSHETQYGHKIVKQIITKLLENEKSEEIIKVLKLTQHLLTIDDGITNTYIVCFSEKGDLLSQWKGYANQGEGVSIGFDPSILLNDLSQKEWIFVNLKKVIYDRKLQEELVIEVIIKYLKLIKSALYLITKNEEKDTIIVHSSSYLFYCLKHISHTIKNPVFSEEKEWRIILSIFSHEPDKQDILFRVRNNMITPYIELDTSAKTLSQNEQMPIKEIIVGSLVNHNKLKYSISLLDKEKDRIPTRIIKSKIPLQK; encoded by the coding sequence ATGACATCAGAAGAAGTAACTGAATTACTTTGGCAACATGCGGCTTCAATTACACATGATAAAGAAAAAGTAAAATACAATAGGCTTCTCTATCATTACACAGACATGGTTGCTTTATTAAACATAATAAGCACTAAGAAGTTATGGGCAACAAATGTCAAATTCCTTAATGACAGTCATGAAACTCAATATGGACATAAAATAGTAAAACAAATTATAACAAAACTATTAGAAAATGAAAAATCTGAAGAAATAATAAAAGTCTTAAAATTGACCCAACACCTTCTAACTATAGATGATGGAATAACAAACACCTACATTGTTTGTTTTTCTGAAAAAGGAGACCTTTTAAGCCAATGGAAAGGATATGCAAATCAAGGAGAAGGCGTTTCAATTGGTTTTGACCCTTCAATTTTACTGAATGATTTAAGTCAAAAAGAATGGATTTTTGTTAATTTAAAAAAAGTAATCTATGATAGAAAATTGCAAGAAGAATTAGTCATTGAAGTAATTATTAAATATTTAAAATTAATCAAATCCGCATTATATCTAATAACAAAAAACGAGGAAAAAGACACTATAATAGTACATTCAAGTAGCTATCTTTTTTATTGTTTAAAACACATTTCACATACAATTAAAAACCCAGTTTTCTCAGAAGAAAAAGAGTGGAGGATAATTCTGTCTATTTTTTCACATGAGCCTGATAAGCAAGATATATTATTCAGAGTAAGAAATAATATGATAACGCCGTATATTGAGTTAGATACAAGTGCGAAGACACTCAGTCAAAACGAACAAATGCCAATAAAAGAAATAATAGTTGGTTCTCTTGTAAATCATAATAAACTTAAATATAGCATAAGCTTATTAGACAAAGAAAAAGATAGAATACCAACGAGAATTATAAAATCAAAAATTCCGCTACAAAAATAA
- a CDS encoding NAD(P)H-dependent oxidoreductase has translation MKKTLFVMGHPHPENSLSNRLITDEMRKVEGVSVRVLAETLMKGEFDVAEEQKAIIESDVIVLQFPFYWFSTPSTLQKWFEDVLLYGFAYGTGGDRLRGKKLLVSVTVGGSEKDYESEGQNYLTVLLQPLRALAEFTGLETMEDVISWGMTYIPGVSGDKDEITAKALAQAATLKERLAAL, from the coding sequence ATGAAGAAGACACTTTTTGTAATGGGACACCCTCATCCGGAAAATTCACTGTCAAACAGACTGATAACCGATGAGATGAGGAAGGTTGAAGGGGTAAGCGTCAGAGTTTTGGCGGAAACTCTTATGAAGGGCGAGTTTGACGTTGCGGAGGAACAAAAGGCAATAATCGAATCGGATGTCATTGTGCTTCAGTTCCCCTTCTATTGGTTCAGCACACCCTCGACACTCCAGAAATGGTTCGAGGACGTTCTGCTCTACGGGTTCGCATACGGTACAGGCGGCGACAGGCTGAGGGGTAAAAAACTTCTGGTATCAGTTACTGTCGGCGGCTCAGAAAAGGACTATGAGTCCGAAGGTCAAAACTATCTTACAGTTTTGCTCCAGCCGCTGAGAGCCCTTGCGGAATTCACCGGACTTGAAACCATGGAAGATGTCATATCATGGGGAATGACCTATATCCCCGGAGTTTCAGGCGACAAGGACGAGATAACCGCAAAAGCCCTTGCTCAGGCGGCGACCTTAAAGGAAAGACTTGCGGCACTGTAA
- a CDS encoding MarR family winged helix-turn-helix transcriptional regulator, whose protein sequence is MYDVKEQGCLYFSSVFLARELGRMADKRFAKTGLCPSAAFLLLYVIEEPGLNPTAVAEALELAPSTITRFADTLVKEGYITRDRSGKNSSMLPTEAGTAMKETIQACWNGLYEDYASKLGKESADRLACEMFSAFKKLT, encoded by the coding sequence ATGTATGATGTAAAAGAGCAGGGCTGCCTGTATTTCTCTTCTGTTTTTCTGGCAAGAGAACTCGGCAGGATGGCGGATAAAAGATTTGCCAAGACCGGACTGTGCCCTTCTGCGGCCTTTCTGCTTCTCTATGTGATAGAGGAGCCGGGACTGAACCCCACTGCGGTGGCGGAGGCTCTGGAGCTTGCACCATCCACTATAACCAGATTTGCGGACACCCTTGTCAAAGAGGGATACATTACCCGTGACAGATCAGGAAAAAACTCGTCCATGCTCCCCACAGAAGCCGGAACGGCCATGAAAGAGACCATTCAGGCATGCTGGAACGGACTTTACGAGGACTATGCATCCAAACTGGGCAAAGAAAGCGCAGACAGACTGGCCTGTGAAATGTTTTCAGCTTTCAAAAAGCTGACTTGA
- a CDS encoding lytic transglycosylase domain-containing protein, protein MLFFVILSVSPFLQAFAYDEECLQRASLRYGVPEIVIRAIIDMESGGKRLAMNIEGKPYFPESDLEAQKILEQNKGRSTDVGLMQINSFWFKKLNVPQTYGFRECFNINFGTWILAYEIENHGLNLKAIGKYHSPDNAKGRSYSSRVLDIMIKILKNG, encoded by the coding sequence ATGCTTTTTTTTGTTATTCTTTCAGTAAGTCCATTCCTGCAGGCCTTTGCATATGACGAGGAGTGTCTGCAGAGAGCCTCGCTGCGGTATGGCGTGCCTGAGATAGTCATCAGAGCCATAATCGATATGGAAAGCGGCGGAAAGAGGCTTGCAATGAACATTGAAGGTAAGCCCTATTTTCCGGAATCTGATCTGGAAGCCCAGAAAATTCTCGAACAGAACAAGGGTAGAAGTACCGACGTGGGGCTTATGCAGATCAACAGTTTCTGGTTTAAAAAGCTGAACGTGCCCCAGACATACGGCTTTCGTGAGTGTTTCAACATAAATTTCGGTACATGGATACTTGCTTATGAAATTGAAAACCACGGGCTGAATCTGAAAGCGATAGGAAAGTATCATTCCCCTGATAATGCAAAAGGTCGATCATATTCTTCAAGAGTGCTTGATATAATGATAAAAATTCTTAAGAACGGGTAA
- the galE gene encoding UDP-glucose 4-epimerase GalE, with product MKKILVTGGAGYIGSHVVRQFAENGNCSVTVLDNLSTGFASTIETLRSKYSNIEFVQADLFQWDFIADFMRNNKFDAVVHFAASLIVPESVTEPLKYYLNNTANTANLIKCCVESGTNRFVFSSTAAVYGEPEHVPQTGINELSLLNPINPYGRSKMFSEHVLRDTASAHPDFKFAILRYFNVAGASSDGLIGQSTLNATHLVKVAAETALGKRQKMSIFGTDYKTPDGTCVRDYIHVEDLASAHLRALEYIDANGSDIFNCGYGHGYSVREVIDVMRKVSGVDFRADEASRRAGDPALLISDSTKMREKTGWVPRYDDLEYICRTALDWEKKLR from the coding sequence ATGAAAAAGATTCTTGTAACAGGCGGAGCAGGCTACATCGGCAGCCATGTTGTCAGGCAGTTTGCCGAAAACGGAAACTGCTCTGTGACTGTCCTTGATAACCTTTCCACAGGCTTTGCCTCCACAATAGAAACTCTCAGAAGCAAATACAGCAATATTGAATTCGTTCAGGCAGATCTTTTTCAGTGGGATTTCATAGCCGATTTTATGAGGAATAATAAATTTGACGCTGTGGTTCACTTTGCGGCTTCGCTTATAGTTCCCGAATCTGTCACTGAACCCCTTAAATATTATCTGAATAACACCGCCAACACTGCTAATCTTATCAAATGCTGTGTGGAGTCCGGAACGAACAGGTTCGTTTTCAGCTCAACAGCGGCAGTTTACGGCGAACCGGAGCATGTTCCGCAGACAGGAATAAATGAATTGAGCCTTCTTAACCCTATAAACCCATACGGCAGAAGCAAAATGTTCAGCGAGCATGTCCTTCGGGATACTGCGTCTGCACATCCTGATTTTAAATTTGCGATACTCAGATATTTCAACGTTGCCGGAGCATCTTCCGACGGGCTTATCGGTCAGTCGACCCTGAATGCCACACACCTTGTTAAGGTTGCGGCGGAAACGGCTCTTGGCAAGCGTCAGAAAATGAGCATTTTCGGTACGGATTATAAAACTCCCGACGGAACCTGTGTCAGAGACTATATACATGTAGAGGATCTGGCATCGGCTCATCTGAGGGCTCTGGAATATATTGATGCCAATGGCAGCGACATATTCAACTGCGGTTACGGCCACGGGTACTCTGTCCGTGAGGTGATAGATGTCATGCGGAAGGTCAGCGGTGTTGATTTCAGGGCGGATGAGGCTTCCAGAAGAGCCGGAGATCCTGCTCTGCTTATCTCAGACAGCACAAAAATGAGAGAGAAAACAGGCTGGGTTCCCCGCTATGACGATCTGGAATATATATGCAGAACGGCTTTGGATTGGGAAAAAAAGCTGAGGTGA